A region from the Sandaracinus amylolyticus genome encodes:
- a CDS encoding type VI secretion system Vgr family protein produces the protein MADDREHTPAPEHAEQTEDEVREGLETAHEVIEGVSRGAEMAQQMAEGGGGTGDIDAMGALQGTGAALGVADQVAGLAGADPAVRSVLGVAQQATGIAAAAYEAGEALVEAGEAIIEAITGEAEQHRVEYELECEAQSEAGWRIREVEIEEELNRPYRARLLLVTDDVDALPNDLLGQDCRIRIKRGQDTSRSVHGLVSRVEHGQRSERHLTTTIEVVPALDVLRHVRDSRIFQNLTSLEVIDALVGTSLQQYGRELRIDATAKYLKREYCVQYQESVLDFFHRLCEDEGLTYFFEQNGDHETLVVVDDNASYAPCYLLTTAADVPFVAHRGGDIARAEPVYALTAADQLGPTSLTLADFDWTADTLPFSGEQRSRDARDRDREQYEHGGTVSADYDKNGRRYTTHDLKYRVERGRERQALTTFEYRGDGAVTGFTVGTVFTLSGHPEPGLDGEYLLVAVRHRGRDLHAGDAAQDGEGESDLEYANEFVCIPSSVPHRPSQRTSKPRVHGIQTALVVGPSNEEIWTDEHGRIRIQFHWDRVGTNDQDSTCWVRVMQSWAGAGFGAMFIPRIGMEVVVTFLDGDPDRPLVTGCVYNANNVPPITLPDDKTQSVVRTKSSMNSDGFNELRFEDKAGSERVYLHAQRDLAEDVEHDHSTHVKRNQTNTVDGTQREVIGQDQHLHVKRDRYKIIDADEDVHVVGNRNTRVDVDATDHIRENQTTKIGGREHKEVEHERNLLVNGPVTERFADGRNCLISKHDVLHVKQNRSVRVDKQLNIVAAEHFKVQRGETELYLKDVGYLSAPGKVQILSTGNKVEIGAATELKLVCGAASITLKSNGEVSISGPSKVAVASGGSNSVETAPTGVTVKGARIESNATGTHTIAGALVRIN, from the coding sequence ATGGCCGACGACCGAGAGCACACGCCCGCCCCCGAGCACGCAGAGCAGACCGAGGACGAGGTCCGCGAAGGTCTCGAGACCGCCCACGAGGTGATCGAAGGCGTCTCGCGCGGCGCCGAGATGGCGCAGCAGATGGCCGAGGGCGGCGGCGGGACCGGCGACATCGACGCGATGGGCGCGCTCCAGGGGACCGGCGCGGCGCTCGGTGTCGCAGATCAGGTCGCAGGGCTCGCGGGGGCCGACCCCGCGGTGCGCTCGGTGCTCGGTGTCGCGCAGCAGGCGACCGGCATCGCGGCCGCCGCGTACGAGGCGGGCGAGGCGCTCGTCGAAGCGGGTGAAGCGATCATCGAGGCGATCACCGGCGAGGCCGAGCAGCACCGCGTCGAGTACGAGCTCGAGTGCGAGGCGCAGTCGGAGGCGGGGTGGCGCATTCGCGAGGTCGAGATCGAAGAGGAGCTGAATCGCCCCTATCGAGCGCGCCTGTTGCTCGTCACCGACGACGTCGATGCGCTCCCGAACGACCTCCTCGGGCAGGACTGCCGCATCCGGATCAAGCGCGGGCAGGACACCAGTCGCTCCGTTCACGGGCTCGTCTCGCGCGTCGAGCACGGACAGCGCAGCGAGCGTCACCTCACGACGACGATCGAGGTCGTCCCTGCGCTCGACGTCCTGCGGCACGTGCGCGACAGCCGCATCTTCCAGAACCTCACGTCGCTCGAGGTGATCGACGCGCTCGTCGGGACCTCGCTGCAGCAGTACGGACGCGAGCTCCGCATCGACGCGACCGCGAAATATCTGAAGCGCGAGTATTGCGTCCAATACCAGGAGAGCGTCCTCGACTTCTTCCATCGCCTCTGCGAGGACGAAGGGCTCACCTACTTCTTCGAGCAGAATGGCGATCACGAGACGCTCGTCGTCGTCGACGACAACGCGAGCTACGCGCCCTGCTATCTGCTCACCACCGCGGCCGACGTCCCCTTCGTCGCGCACCGCGGGGGTGACATCGCGCGCGCGGAGCCCGTCTACGCGCTCACCGCGGCGGATCAGCTCGGCCCGACGAGCCTCACCCTGGCGGACTTCGACTGGACGGCCGACACGCTCCCGTTCTCCGGCGAGCAGCGGAGCCGCGACGCACGCGATCGGGATCGCGAGCAGTACGAGCACGGCGGGACGGTCAGCGCCGACTACGACAAGAACGGCCGCCGATACACGACTCACGACCTCAAGTATCGAGTCGAGCGCGGCAGAGAGCGACAGGCGCTCACGACGTTCGAATATCGCGGCGACGGCGCGGTCACCGGCTTCACCGTCGGCACGGTGTTCACGCTGTCGGGACACCCCGAGCCCGGGCTCGACGGCGAGTACTTGCTGGTCGCCGTGCGCCACCGCGGACGCGATCTCCACGCGGGCGACGCGGCGCAGGATGGAGAAGGCGAAAGCGACCTCGAGTACGCGAACGAGTTCGTGTGCATCCCGTCGTCGGTCCCTCATCGTCCGTCGCAACGCACGTCGAAGCCGCGCGTCCACGGCATCCAGACCGCGCTCGTCGTGGGTCCGTCGAACGAAGAGATCTGGACGGACGAGCACGGCCGCATCCGCATCCAGTTCCACTGGGATCGCGTCGGCACCAACGACCAGGACAGCACGTGCTGGGTGCGCGTGATGCAGAGCTGGGCGGGCGCGGGGTTCGGCGCGATGTTCATCCCGCGCATCGGCATGGAGGTCGTCGTCACGTTCCTCGACGGAGACCCGGACCGACCGCTCGTGACCGGCTGCGTCTACAACGCGAACAACGTCCCACCGATCACGCTGCCCGACGACAAGACGCAGAGCGTCGTGCGCACCAAGAGCTCGATGAACAGCGACGGATTCAACGAGCTGCGCTTCGAGGACAAAGCGGGGAGCGAGCGAGTCTATCTGCACGCCCAGAGGGACCTCGCGGAAGACGTCGAGCACGACCACTCGACCCACGTGAAGCGCAACCAGACGAACACGGTGGACGGGACGCAACGCGAGGTGATCGGCCAGGACCAGCACCTCCACGTGAAGCGCGATCGCTACAAGATCATCGACGCCGACGAGGACGTGCACGTCGTCGGGAACCGCAATACGCGCGTCGACGTGGACGCGACCGATCACATCCGCGAGAACCAGACGACGAAGATCGGGGGTCGCGAGCACAAGGAGGTCGAGCACGAACGCAACCTTCTGGTGAACGGTCCGGTGACGGAGCGGTTCGCGGATGGCCGGAACTGCCTCATCTCGAAACACGACGTGTTGCACGTCAAACAAAACCGCAGCGTGCGAGTCGACAAGCAGCTCAACATCGTTGCGGCGGAGCACTTCAAGGTCCAGCGCGGCGAGACCGAGCTCTACCTGAAGGACGTCGGCTATCTCAGCGCCCCCGGCAAGGTGCAGATCCTGAGCACCGGCAACAAGGTCGAGATCGGCGCCGCAACCGAGCTCAAGCTCGTCTGCGGCGCTGCGAGCATCACGCTCAAATCCAACGGCGAAGTGAGCATCTCCGGCCCCTCGAAGGTCGCAGTGGCGTCAGGCGGCTCGAACTCGGTCGAGACCGCGCCCACCGGAGTGACCGTGAAGGGCGCGCGCATCGAATCGAACGCGACGGGGACGCACACCATCGCGGGTGCGCTCGTCCGCATCAACTGA
- a CDS encoding PAAR domain-containing protein, translated as MTIINDIGWARIEGWMSGDEAPAEGDRVRSPGEDIPLRSPREGHPIGANTGFVPIDVLSDCLDRTIAPFADAPPPEQGTWGAIAQYAGGIVGLASAIPDLVDTAMSQIPVPSIMELVPFPAATVMSPHLGTPHGHLHPPSWIPPAAPIPLPSFGFPVPAGCVSVLIGGFPALRCGDMGIGLTCVSLAPAFEVMTGSRNVFIGGARAARISDITMHCNPIALATIGSVLSDVANVGVGMANALAHQHAGEERSAAAEEAREQVDDASSEAEASAAAAEASGMAAQAAGEALAGTMAALQATCDAMNATLKALLGTDVGIAPGVGVVSMGSSTVLIGGASMPSASLVLGHLRESFARRSCTSRFRFVRWLGERVGRPNCA; from the coding sequence ATGACGATCATCAACGACATCGGCTGGGCACGGATCGAAGGGTGGATGTCGGGTGACGAAGCACCCGCCGAGGGCGACCGCGTGCGCAGCCCGGGCGAGGACATCCCGCTGCGCTCGCCGCGCGAAGGCCACCCCATCGGCGCGAACACGGGCTTCGTACCGATCGACGTTCTCTCCGACTGCCTCGATCGCACCATCGCACCGTTCGCCGACGCCCCGCCGCCCGAACAGGGAACGTGGGGCGCGATCGCCCAATACGCCGGTGGAATCGTTGGCCTCGCGAGCGCGATTCCCGACCTCGTCGACACCGCGATGTCTCAGATTCCGGTGCCGTCGATCATGGAGCTGGTTCCGTTTCCCGCCGCGACGGTCATGTCGCCGCACCTCGGCACGCCGCACGGACACCTTCATCCGCCGAGCTGGATCCCCCCGGCAGCACCGATCCCCCTGCCGAGCTTCGGCTTTCCCGTCCCGGCGGGATGCGTGAGCGTGCTGATCGGAGGGTTCCCGGCGCTGCGCTGCGGCGACATGGGGATCGGGCTCACTTGCGTGAGCCTCGCCCCGGCGTTCGAGGTGATGACGGGATCGCGCAACGTGTTCATCGGCGGCGCGCGTGCCGCGCGCATCTCCGACATCACGATGCACTGCAACCCGATCGCACTGGCGACGATCGGATCGGTCCTCAGCGATGTCGCGAACGTCGGTGTCGGAATGGCGAACGCACTCGCTCACCAGCACGCTGGCGAGGAACGCTCGGCGGCTGCGGAGGAGGCGCGCGAGCAGGTCGACGACGCGAGCTCCGAGGCCGAAGCTTCGGCCGCTGCAGCCGAGGCTTCGGGCATGGCGGCCCAGGCAGCCGGCGAAGCGCTCGCGGGCACGATGGCGGCTCTGCAGGCGACGTGCGACGCGATGAACGCCACGCTGAAGGCGCTGCTGGGCACCGACGTGGGCATCGCGCCAGGCGTGGGTGTGGTGTCGATGGGCTCGTCGACGGTGCTGATCGGCGGCGCTTCGATGCCCAGCGCATCACTGGTCCTCGGGCATCTGCGTGAGTCGTTCGCGCGGCGCTCGTGCACGAGCCGATTCCGGTTCGTGCGCTGGCTCGGGGAGCGCGTCGGCCGACCGAACTGCGCCTGA